TTTAGTCAGCACTAGAGGAACAACATTGAAACTTCGtgtaaatttcccccaaaattatcAGGCACTACTATTGTTGCCTTTTGCAAGCATTACACTGAGTGAGTTATGCTCGCAGATGGAGCggtcttcctccaaacttcAGAAATACAGAAGCAGTTCTGGTTGACGTTGAAAAAATAATGGCaaagaaaaacttttaaaaacccAAAAAAGAGGTGGAAGAAAGTCGCTGTGTAGGTTAAGGTCCACTTGACATCTCCTCAGTATTTGCTTGGTCCGGTTTGATGGACCTTTGGGAGTCCAGACTTCAAAGATAAATGTTAATTAGTTTAGGACCTACGAAGAAGAATGCAGTATATAGAGTCATGGGGAGTCTGTGTCGCCTCAGTTTGCGGGCCATGTCCACTCTGTGTCCCCCTTTTCTGCAGCTGGATCTGTCCTTGATGGGGGGTCCAGGGCACAACTATTTTGGAAGGTGTCACAGGTTGGCAGATACACACAGCAGTGCAGTCATCACAGGATAACATTAGTGAACATCAGAGGAACTACCTTCCTCCCTTTTATGGCTATTGCGGGTGTATGTGACATCTTCTTAATcaatgtgtgtgtctatatgtgaAAATGGAGGGCAGCATTGTTCTGTGGTGAAGTCAAGAGATTGTACAGTGGTGAAAAAATAggcagaaaaggaaaaagacaaaaaatccACAACCATTAACAAAGTGTCTTTGATGGGCTCCTCCAAATAAGAAAAAGAGGACACGGAAAGTAAAAtgtttcatacaaaaaaaaatgagtcattCAGCCCAGGTCCTTCCAGTGAAAGAGAGGGTGTctcgaaagaaaagaaaaaaaaacgcataagTGCATGGTGAAGCACTCATAGTAAACAGGAAGGAAAGGTGAAAGGCAGGTGTTGTAGTCTAATAAAGGGAAAGAAATTTAGTCAATGTTAAAGAGGAAGTGAGAAGCTTCCGGGACAGGTCAGGGAGCTCCAGCATAGGTTGGTTAGGTCATTTTCTAGCTCAGCCATTCCTTCCCACTGGTGGAAGACCTCAGGCAATTATTCGAATGCTGTTCTGAGCTGTGCCGCAGCCCCTGGATCTTTCGGTGTAGCAGTGTAGAAATATGGCAACAGGTACTTTGACACCCTAGTGTTGGTGATGTCAACAGCCCGAGTTTCTTCAAATGCCACATGTTCAAACATTCTAGagtcaaattcaaatttgtgCCCCATGAAAAGCTTAGAAATCACAATTTGACCGCTGGAACTGTTGGCATTCTCCAAGTAGCATCCTCACGATGCAACGTGGCATCTTTCAGGGCGTCGCTGCTTGTGCAACTGAAAGGAACTGTTTTGCTGTAGAAATCAGGATTGACATACAGAGCTGTGGATGTTGCAATGAAAAATTTTGAGGTGGGCCGGATTGGTAGGGCGTGTCAGGGTAGAGCCCGACCGAGTGATTTCAATTGGGCTAAGGGTTCCCAAATGTGGGACGATTCTTTTTCCAAATTATCGAGAGAGAGCAATTCCATGTAGCCTACCATTTATCAACACATTAGCAATCTGGGTGTGATCATAAACTGTTAAAAGTGCAGACGGCCGCATTTTTATTGTCTGCCTATTTGGTTTAAAGTTACACAGCAAATGTCGATCACGACAATGGATACTTTTAGCAGATTTCTTTGCAACAAGGAATTCaagttatacatttttattttacagtactTCCTCGCTGAAATGTAGTTCACTTTACACGGCCTCCCTATtacacttttttgtgtgtattttttttacaaagtagcagggtttttttttctttacagtgtATTAATGCGCATTGTGTTCCTTGGCACCTCCAAAGGGACAGGGTGGGAACTTGTTTCTCATCGTAACGAGAAACAATCCCCATGTCATTTAGTGGCTCCGTACCCTGGTgctcataaagaaaaaaagagatagCTGTTTTTCACTCGGAAGCGTTCACCTGCAACAAGGTGCTTCGGAGGAAACAGACAGTACCACACAGCCACGCAAGGAGGAAAAGGAATGGCCACTTGCAattattaatttcttttgtttccaACCTCATGGATTGAtcattaaaatccatccatccattttcttagccgcttatcctcacaaaggtcgtggggaTTGCTGTGGagattatcccagctgtcaatgggcaggaggcggtgtacaccctgaacaggttgccagccacaggtgggtccgggattgaacccaggacctcagaactgtgaggtcaacgctttccatctgattaaagtaaaatttgttatttttaaaattataaaggaaatgaaagaagTGATCTTTagatatttatttctcaaataaatattttggcatCAGAGGTTTTTATCTATGGTTTCATTCAAGAAtagtgtcctcttttttttaaaaactatgaacgtttgaactttgagagtgttcaaatgagagaaatgtgagaaaatgctcatgcctgtatGAGAAGTTTTTAAAATCTTTGGTTAGGAGTTTCACAGCCTTAAAACAtagaagaaatgaaaacaaaacatagtGTAAATAAAACGCGTTGATgtccgtaaatagtaaccgggaattgttgtgtgcttacacgtatgtctccatccatccattttgtcagCCAcacgatggtcgcaggagtggtggagcctatcccagctgtcaatgggcaggaggcagattaCAAagacgcagacacggggagaatgtCAAAACTCCACAtacggaggtccgggattgaacagctgcgccaccgtgccgcctcataaagtatgttgttccTTATACAGTACTAGCACAAAAGGCTATAACAatgcggctaataaccagtaatgattagatacATGTAAATTTCCCcactgatgaatgagcctcaactgtgacagccacagctttatcctgtcaggttgaccccacgggacattgaagaaggagaaatttgggtgcattttctcagttttgctgCACAACACATTGGCAttttggcttagctagaatgaatggtctgtaatgctaagcaccagcaacgtcaggggcggggtcaaggatgttacTTCCAGGTTAgcctgtgaaagctggcacatatccagattttgcttggatttaaaaaatgttccttattttcatttttttcaattaatgtcctatgaatatgtaataataatattacttgaCATTGGAccttttattgtacatatgaattttgaacaaagtcctcctttaattccactaaagtttcttggggtccATGTTGAAGAAAGaagaataaacttgcaaaaaatgcaaacgaaaaagttgcatttttccaATGTGCGTTAGTTTGTGACTGGGTGTGACAGATCTAGCATGATTCGGTGAGAATCGGGTGTCCAAGGGAATCAGAAAACATTGTGGGTAAAGACTGATGACCCTACTTACcagtgggatgccaggaagaggCTACAGTGGTGATAAATGCCAAAGCATTTCTATCgctccacacaaaccaagatacaggatgtttacgtttggtggaatttggggaatccagcgcccattttttcctttcctatCCTGAATTCCCTTCGTACCTAGAGAGAATATTATTCCAAGGAGGCGTTTCGTaatctgaatttttcgttactagagatgTTTGTAAGTATAGGTACCACTATATCCCAAAAAATCTGTGGACTATTTTCACACAGCCACCATTGATGAAAATGGAGGATGTGTCAGCTCTGTGTTTCCtaaagttcatccatccatccatccatccatccatccatccatccatccatccatccatccatccatccatccatccatccattttctttaccgcttatcctcacgagggttgtggggagtgccggagcctatcccagctgtcaatgggcaggaggcggagtacaccctgaacaggttgccaaaTGTTTACGAATAACTCGTCTTAAGacctttttttcatatttgtgcttttgcattGTGCATGTCTTGTTGttcagggtttaaaaaaaagggctgaTGCTGCTTACTCAGATAAGGGACACCGGCAGGCATCAAGACCATAGGGCAGCACAAGAAGAGGACATCGACATTGTACGGATAAAATATCTGGCCGACTTCATTGGCCTTTAACAGAAGGTGTTGGAAGACTCTTCTGCTTCTGCAGAACTGGTATGATTAAGTATGGAAAAActtgaatttaattttaacaacaaactaatTCCTAATTGTGCCCTCCTTTTTTGatttgcagaaattccaaaGTTGAAAGTTGGATGGGTAACCCTCAAGGAAAATATCATATGCTCATATCATATATAAAATAtcaatatatgttcaactggatcataaaatacatatattgtttgatgttttggaaaatttttaatatttatgaatACAAATACCCGAACTTTGACCGACTTTCCTGGACATGGCAAACACTGCCTTCCCGAGATAATGTTATGGTTCTTTGTGTCAACGAACATCACCGTGAGAGTCTGAGTATGGGGGGTTATTTTGCCGATAAAACTGCCATCAGCCACGTAtgtgttgcgggagtgctgtacCTCAAAAGTCCTCAGACCCATGCTTTTGACAAGCTGTGGATTTAAAAGATTGGCATCTGAACCTGAGTCAATGGAAGCTGCCGCCAGGAGTGGCTGTCCTCCTGAACATCGGGTGACTAGAGCAAGCGCTGGGGCAGAGCTGTCTTAAATAAGGTTGAGACACACCGTAGTCAGGGTTGGGAGTGCAATATCAGCTGCTTTGACTGGGAAACTGGTCTCTGTGTGCCCCGATTGCCCGCAGTAGAAGCAGAGCCCCTCTCTCTATAGGTGTAGATGTTCCTCGGGAGACGGCCAGAGACGGCCCAGCTGCATGGGGTCCTCCGCATCGGCAGAGGCACATTGAGGAGCGTTGGTGTCCCTGATGCGTGAGAATGTATTCCTCTGCTGGGCCTTGTCCTGCTCACGATCCCTCAACCTTTTGTCGATTTTCAGAGCAAGAGCGTTGAGGAAGTCCACGTTTGTTGGCAAGTCCAGAAGACCAACTGATCCTTTACTGTGGGGAGCAACTTTTGAAAGAAGGCACCTGGGAGCACCCTGTCGTTCCACTGAATTTCGGCTGCAAGAATCCGGAACTCATTGCCGTAGTCGGGGACCCTTTCGTTTTGAGAATTAATCAGTGATTGTAGGCAATCAATCCGTAACAATGGTGAAgaagtgtgtggttcagttttgtcgtTCGAATTATTCCGGTCAGTTTATATTATCGTCCCAAAGATCCAAGCCTCAGAAAACAGTAGGTCAGGTTTGCCCAAACCAAGAGGGcgaatttttccaaacccagtcagtattctgtcatatgcagtgaaaattTCACCACAGACTGTTATACTGGTGGACCCATGTCtattaaaaaattgtttaaacCTGTATCAGTGCCCACCATACATCCAGAAAAGATCAGTGTCGCTAAAATTACCAAACGTGAACTTGGATCAGCCGGTGAACCTGGACAATGTTGAACAAGCTCAGAGGCCTTCCCACAGAAAGTATCAAAATTGAGAAGAGCTTCTGTTAAAGACAAGTTGCAAAGGTATGTTGGTAATCTTTTgtttcctgaaaactttgaacactgttgacatggttgtATTAAAGCAGCATATGTTGTTCTTGGCGTAAAATCTAAGTTCTATTTTAGCAAATggtttgaccattctcaaccAGAGAAAGAGCATAGCAAATATTGTATCCAAACCTTTTATTATTTAACAATTAAATTACagttatgaaaaatgtaaacaaacaatgcCCATGACGATTGACAAGTGCAGGCAAGCTTATGTTGTGATGTGTGCAgggattttaattttaataaaatactacataGTGTTAAACAAGAAGTATTACATACTGGTCACTCCCAGATTAGTTTCAAACCACTAACGTAAATTCTCTTACTTGCAAATTTGTATATAGTACTTTCTTGGGAAACTTGGTTGTCAAGTATgctgaagtaagaataattttattgtgttgtttttccatatttaaaagatgtttcgcaatagcttcgtatatgtttcgcaatagcgtcgtatatgtttcgcaatagctttgaatgACCAAAAAGATCATCGCCATAGCTTTGTATAAACCAGCGAAATCATAAAAGGATATTTCGACATAACATGTGaggtcgtgcaacgccatctgttggtaacaaagaatagtgtggcgtcaggtgggatgaattggccactcacccctccttccgcacacgcttagagtataaaaggagaactttggatactcttggtagagtctgctgcgggttgcgtacgcaCGCCCAGCTGGTATTGAAGCtcgctctacctggagtgttggctctccctcctattggcgcacggtaagagctggatattcttctaagagctggttggatattacttagcttcataccacgtgatttgtgcttgtgtcaccatttctgtgtgggaccaataaagtgccaattgttggtagccagaagtgtgtcttgtcttcatttctgagtgcctatctccaacgatcctattaaaatttgataccgaactcctaagcgaggtatcagaaatgttttaaaacatttttggtgttgtcggcaggatcgcggagaatacattcagaaatggcTTGTTGCTTTAAGAGCAAAACTGTGAAGGAGGCGGAAGTGGCCTCAAGTTTTAAGTGTAAAACTGTGAAGGGAGCGGAGGTGGCTCCCAACGAGGATGGCGTCTCTGACTGGGAGAGCCTTGGATTTGAAGAAATAGGGAAACTCCTTAGACGGTACGGGGGACGCCCTAGGCTGTGGATACGAGAAATTCCCTTGGCAACTCCACCGCTGCTACAGCGCATGTTAAGCAGGGTGGAAGTGAGGGACAAAGCCCCGCTGGGTGGAGTCCGAgagatgttgtggatttttgctgaagcctggaaggaaagaacaaaggctttggataaagtatgcgcttctgaaatgcaaaaagataaaaagatagCGCAACTTGAAGAGAATATTAAAGCGCTTGAATCCGACCAAGCTAAAGCGCAGAAAATCTTAGAGAAATCAGTGGCTTTTATTTCTTCTATGGCGCGCgagaaaagtaacaaaagaccGCGTCGCATCGACCCAAAACAGGTCCGCTCCTTCGCTGTGGCACTCCAGGAAGACTGGGAGCCAGAGGGATGGAATGGCGACATATGGGGAGATGGCGACATGCAATATGGCGGGGAAATGAAACCTCAACCGCTGTACCCACAACTTGGACATCTCCAAGTTAAACCCATCTCGCGGAGACGGGAGGAACAGCATGTTGTCTTGCCCGTCTTTGAAGAACAGCGAGATGAGAATAATGTACCTATAGTTGATAGGGAAGGAAACCCTATAATGAGGCGATTAGAACAGCCTCAGCCGCCGCCCAGAATGACGATAACAAAAGAGGACTTCTCTCAGGAAGAGATAGCCCATTTAACATCAAAGTATCGACAAAAGCAGGGAGAACTAGCTGATTCTTGGCTCAGGCGGATgtatgaggaaggagctgacgcCATAGAGCTTGACTCAGAGGACTTTTCGCGATTTGGAGGATTGAGTTCAGATTCTCGAATGAATGCCGAGTTCCGTGCAAACGGGAGAGCAATGGCGGTAGGTGATTCTTTTTCGCTATTTGCCTTGTATGCTATGACAGCGCAATCTGTGTATCCAACGTGGCATGATAGGCCCGAGATCAAAGGGCCTTGGGTAACCAGCCGCGACGCAATTCACAGGATGGGGAGATTGTGTACGCGCGAGTCGATATCGCGAGCGGGTCATGCTTTTATTGATGAAGCAGCAGTGCTAAAGGTGGTGCGTGATGCAATCATTCGAGACGCACCCTCCCACTACAGGTCTGCGATACTTACCATTTTGTTAGGAGCCGTCGATAACAGCTTCAGTGACGTGAAAACGCGCTTGTTGGAGTTGGCAACTTTGGGAGATTGGGGAGACACAGTACATCAGCCTTGCCCTGAGAATTACAGGTCCGAAACAGATGGCAAACAACCGCGCGCGAAACCGCCTGAAGCCGGGAGTAGTAGGCGGGAAATGTGGAAAGCACTCATTGTAGCGGGAGTACCGGCAGAAGAAATTGACGGGCTACCCACAAGTGCCGACATGCTAGTAGACACAAGAGGCCCCAGCTATgtggctgctgtgagaaagggcCGAGCGAAACCCAAgagtaaggggaaaaaaaaggacaagagGTCACGTACCTTTGACCTCCTCAGCTAGGATGGAGGACAAACTCagtcaaccagccagaacaaaaTTGTCAATCGATGGTCAGCTGGGACATCAGACCCCATGTTCAATTGGACACGGAAACCCTGATAAAGTGAAGGGTGAAAATGTTCCACTGCGAGGATTGGGGGGAcaaattgtaaatggaaaagcagtaattcttccattgaaaattgggaaaatgcCAATATGGAAATTTGAAGTGGTCGTCACCCCCATCCCAGAGTGGATAATTGGAATGGACATCCTGGCTGGAATGACTTTGTATTTGAGAATAGGTAAATTTCAATTTGGAACAGGAATTGATGTGCGGACAATATTGAtgggaaaggtaaaaatgacaccgtttcccatatctttggggaaaatgcaatCAGGACCTCCTCGAGCTGCGGAAATTATAGCTCAGGGGTCTGATGCCACAGTCAGTGTTTTAtatcaaggagaggaaaaatgggtgaaCGTACCCGTGAACAAATGTTACATGCGAGAATActaatcatgttttcttttgtcaatagtGGTAACCATATCTGTTGCAGCTTGGTGTGTGCATGCTGAAGTGGGAGCTGCTGATTGGACGACCCTCGACGGGAGGACGCAGAGATGGAGGACATCCGGCGCCGAGGAATTGGAAATGACTGGGTCATCTGCCTCCTTGCCGTTGGTGCCATGGTCCGACTCTCCTGGGGAATGACCGAAG
This portion of the Syngnathoides biaculeatus isolate LvHL_M chromosome 10, ASM1980259v1, whole genome shotgun sequence genome encodes:
- the LOC133507036 gene encoding Friend virus susceptibility protein 1-like; translated protein: MACCFKSKTVKEAEVASSFKCKTVKGAEVAPNEDGVSDWESLGFEEIGKLLRRYGGRPRLWIREIPLATPPLLQRMLSRVEVRDKAPLGGVREMLWIFAEAWKERTKALDKVCASEMQKDKKIAQLEENIKALESDQAKAQKILEKSVAFISSMAREKSNKRPRRIDPKQVRSFAVALQEDWEPEGWNGDIWGDGDMQYGGEMKPQPLYPQLGHLQVKPISRRREEQHVVLPVFEEQRDENNVPIVDREGNPIMRRLEQPQPPPRMTITKEDFSQEEIAHLTSKYRQKQGELADSWLRRMYEEGADAIELDSEDFSRFGGLSSDSRMNAEFRANGRAMAVGDSFSLFALYAMTAQSVYPTWHDRPEIKGPWVTSRDAIHRMGRLCTRESISRAGHAFIDEAAVLKVVRDAIIRDAPSHYRSAILTILLGAVDNSFSDVKTRLLELATLGDWGDTVHQPCPENYRSETDGKQPRAKPPEAGSSRREMWKALIVAGVPAEEIDGLPTSADMLVDTRGPSYVAAVRKGRAKPKSKGKKKDKRSRTFDLLS